The region ACCGGTAGCCGATCCACGCTCCGAATCGGCGTCACCTCGGCTGCCGTGCCGGTGAAAAACAGCTCGTCCGCCCCGTAGAGCATCTCCCGCGGCACCTGCTGCACGCTCGTCGGGATGCCGAGGTCGCGCGCGAGGGTGAGAATCGTCTCCGCCGTGATGCCGGCCAGGATGGTGCCGTCGATCTCCGGCGTGATCAGCACGCCCTTTCGCACCAGGAACAGATTGTTGCCCGTGCCCTCACTCAGGAGTCCCGTGGGCCCCACGGCGATCGCCTCGTGATAGCCGTTCCGCTGCGCCTCCCACTTCATGAGCTGGCTGTTGAGATATTGCCCGGCGGCCTTGGCCATCATCGGGAACGTGTTGGGCGCGGCGCGCTGCCAACTCGTGACACAGGCGTCCACACCATTCTCGAGGGCGCCCGCGCCGAGATATGTGCCCCAGGGCCACGCCGCCACATACGCCTCGACCGGGCTGCCGATGGCGTCGATCCCCGCGGCACCATACCCCCGCAGAATCATCGGGCGGATGTAGCACGCTTCGAGGGCATTCTTCCGCACGATCTCGCAGCAGACTTCAGCCAGCTGCTCCGGCCCCCATGCCGTCTCCAGCCGATAGATGCGACAGGAGTCGTGCAACCGGCGCAGATGGTCCTGCAGTCGGAAGATCGCGGGGCCGTCCGGCGTGCCGTAACACCGAATCCCCTCGAACACCGACGTGCCGAACTGCACCGCCGTCGACAAGAGATGAATCCGCGCGTCCTCCCAGTGGATGAACTCGCCTTCCTTCCAGATCCACTCGGTCTTCGTAATTGTCGCCATGGGGCCTCGCTCGTCCGCTTCCTCGCTGGTGGGGTGCTGCTTCCGCCTCGTCAGTACAATGCCTTGATCCAGCCGCCGTCCACCGGAATCGATGTGCCCGTGATGTATGCCGCGCGCTCGGACGCGAGGAACGCCGCCAGTGCCGCAAGCTCGC is a window of Gemmatimonadales bacterium DNA encoding:
- a CDS encoding branched-chain amino acid transaminase, whose protein sequence is MATITKTEWIWKEGEFIHWEDARIHLLSTAVQFGTSVFEGIRCYGTPDGPAIFRLQDHLRRLHDSCRIYRLETAWGPEQLAEVCCEIVRKNALEACYIRPMILRGYGAAGIDAIGSPVEAYVAAWPWGTYLGAGALENGVDACVTSWQRAAPNTFPMMAKAAGQYLNSQLMKWEAQRNGYHEAIAVGPTGLLSEGTGNNLFLVRKGVLITPEIDGTILAGITAETILTLARDLGIPTSVQQVPREMLYGADELFFTGTAAEVTPIRSVDRLPVGDGARGPITRVLQERYLGTAKGTLPDAHGWLTHARGAPGADRSGARAERVVASRTSG